The proteins below come from a single Corylus avellana chromosome ca3, CavTom2PMs-1.0 genomic window:
- the LOC132173894 gene encoding S-norcoclaurine synthase 1-like: MPSRKNFLILSSENMDSDEVLSRKDFGGSLPVENVQALASKSFKDIPPQYLLTEMENEELFIDDSLQIPVIDMSKLGSKDELEKLHLACREWGFFQLINHRVPEEVIEKMKTDTQEFFQLPLEEKKVYAQLPNNIEGYGQAFVVSEDQKLDWSDMLFLLPQPVHQRNMRFWPTIPTSFRETLDKYSLELQRLTINLLKMVAQNLRQEPEKLTSMFEDGTQGVRMNYHPPCIQANKVMGLTPHSDATGLTLLTQVNDVQGLQIKKNGKWISIEPIPGAFIVNIGDVFEIMSNGKYKSIEHRAIVNPTIERLSIAAFHSPNISTMIGPLPDIMKGEKAIYKTLNHEDYVRVVLANKLDGKTTLDHMKI; this comes from the exons GAGGTGCTTAGCAGAAAGGACTTTGGTGGTTCTCTGCCTGTTGAGAATGTACAAGCTCTGGCGTCCAAGAGCTTTAAGGACATCCCACCACAGTACCTCTTGACAGAGATGGAGAATGAGGAATTGTTCATTGATGATTCTCTCCAAATTCCAGTGATTGATATGAGCAAACTTGGCTCTAAAGATGAACTGGAAAAACTTCATCTGGCTTGCCGAGAATGGGGCTTCTTTCAG TTGATCAACCATAGAGTACCAGAAGAGGTGATTGAGAAGATGAAGACTGACACACAGGAGTTCTTCCAGCTGCCATTAGAGGAGAAGAAAGTTTATGCACAGCTACCAAATAACATTGAAGGATACGGCCAAGCCTTTGTTGTATCTGAAGATCAAAAACTTGACTGGAGTGACATGCTCTTCCTGCTTCCCCAACCTGTCCATCAGAGAAATATGAGATTCTGGCCTACCATTCCCACTTCTTTCAG AGAAACTTTGGACAAATACTCATTGGAGCTGCAAAGACTTACAATCAACCTTCTGAAAATGGTGGCCCAGAACCTGAGGCAGGAACCTGAGAAGCTCACAAGCATGTTTGAGGATGGAACACAGGGGGTCAGAATGAACTACCATCCACCTTGCATTCAAGCTAACAAGGTTATGGGCCTCACGCCACACTCTGATGCCACTGGTTTAACTCTGCTGACACAAGTTAATGACGTCCAAGGACTACAAATCAAGAAAAATGGTAAATGGATATCCATTGAACCCATCCCTGGAGCATTCATTGTCAACATTGGTGACGTCTTTGAA ATCATGAGCAATGGAAAATATAAGAGCATTGAGCACAGGGCTATTGTGAACCCAACAATAGAACGTCTTTCAATTGCAGCATTCCATAGTCCAAATATAAGCACTATGATTGGTCCTCTGCCAGATATAATGAAGGGGGAAAAAGCTATTTACAAGACTTTAAACCATGAAGACTACGTGAGAGTTGTTTTAGCCAACAAACTTGATGGTAAGACCACATTAGACCATATGAAAATCTGA